Genomic window (Sphingobium cloacae):
TCGGCTCGCTCACGCACAAAATCGAAACAGAGACGGCGTCTTTGTTTCCGTCCAATCGGCCGTAATCACTGGCGTATGCCAAATGATCGGCTGCTGCCAGATCGCGGCGCGGCCATAAGCCATGCTTCACGACCCCAGTGAGATTCGCAGCTTGGGTGAAATGCAGCAGGAACCGCACGTCGCGGTCCAGGGCGATCGAGCGGATATGCGTCCTGCGGGCCTCGTTCATCGCAATGATCCCATAGACGCCTCCAATACCTCCGCCCAGTCTTTGACGCCGCGCGGCGCCATCCACGTTATCTCAAGACCGGGCCGAGCATATCGCAACGCCGCGCGTGCCGCCGCCAGTTCACCTTCGGCGTCATTGTCGACGGCGAGGATCAAGGATGTCAGACCTTGCGGCAGCAGGATCTGATCGAGACGCCGTGCACCCAAGCTCGCCCAGCAGGGAGCTCCTTGAATGAGGGTGAAGGCCCGCGCGGTTTCGAAGCCCTCGGCAAGCGCCAGGCAAGAAGCCGCCCGCCCTCCCCCTTGCCATGCCCCCTGCCCTGGCCGCCCCAGCATGAGCTTCATGCGGTACTTGCCGGTTTCCCGGTCGAGGAAGATGCGCTGGATGGCAGTCAGTCGCCGCCCTTCGCGCACGGCCACGAGCAAGGCGGGATGGAACGTGGTCCA
Coding sequences:
- a CDS encoding DUF7146 domain-containing protein, whose amino-acid sequence is MPLTARRPSQELIDLVGALGGTWHGRTAMCLCPAHADSTPSLSIRQGDRGILVTCFAGCDREDVLRELRRIPIRQHYSYRDMPARASGNAARLWEEGLPIPGTLAERYLTLRHLEPPTDDLRFHPRCPYRPKPWTTFHPALLVAVREGRRLTAIQRIFLDRETGKYRMKLMLGRPGQGAWQGGGRAASCLALAEGFETARAFTLIQGAPCWASLGARRLDQILLPQGLTSLILAVDNDAEGELAAARAALRYARPGLEITWMAPRGVKDWAEVLEASMGSLR